One Strigops habroptila isolate Jane chromosome 19, bStrHab1.2.pri, whole genome shotgun sequence genomic window carries:
- the ARHGAP23 gene encoding rho GTPase-activating protein 23 isoform X3 produces the protein MEQPTPGRRDGASPNANVPPEGSFPWVGPKTVLLRKSSQGGFGFTLRHFIVYPPESAVHCSTKEEENGNRAGPPRSRLEPMDTIFVKSVREDGPAHQAGLRTGDRLVKVNGESIIGKTYSQVIALIQNSDDVLELSIMPKDEDILQLAYSQDAYLKGNEPYSGGAQSIPEPPPICYPRKTYTFQARGAEPPPGQPPDTRPHRAIAASPLSSPAHRPDEPQPGGLPPRPTAPHGHHPGSFSRTGCPSASDRYGIPPATPSSFPKHLPEHRTHCGFKEGVGGLSGAGRSRRDAASSSQRVPGRQECQQALSRWFSSQEPRRSASEERRRAMPPRSRSVSQDRLGGSARAPRGWPHSASHDTLLQPSREGWAPRARSDHALGRYGRSMEALEPSALLAHHLERERLCRVTTTVGQHISRGSFTPSSSSSSSSREPAPVQKHPSQPNLQSADDSGYIGYRSYSPSFQRRTGLLHALSFRDPAFGGLPTFSIPQRSAAPLLKSVVPTVPPPAGPPPVPTAARESSRVPEQPEERRDEVVLRQKPPSGRKVPVPLRQMNFVFPEGVKEMDICDPPSASSKGERPAAERQGRRVAPLAAPEDSLASIPFIDEPTSPSIDLKAKHIPASSVVSSAMNSAPAIATSPSSPTFAFALSRHYSQDCSSIKAGRRSSYLLAITTERSKSCDDGLNTFRDEGKILRRMPSRVPSLRMLRSFFTDGSLDSLGTSEDARSKRHSTSDLSDVPFSAVRKEGWLHCKQILTKKGKKVGGGIRQWKRVFAVLRTHSLYLCKDRREAVTCAPAPGEEEPPISIQACLVDISYSETKRKHVFRLTTADFCEYLFQAEDREDMLAWIKVIRENSKAEGEDPGFASQALINKKLNDYRKVSPAGTKPDSSPKGPRGLGIRAEFLKQTGTSAPRSPRQDAAVTKDDSSSQKAPWGINIMKKNKKSAPRAFGVRLEDCQPAPDNKNVPLIVEACCKVVEDRGLEYMGIYRVPGNNAVVSSLQEQLNKGATEINLQDERWQDLNVISSLLKSFFRKLPEPLFTDDKYNDFIEANRIEDASERMRTLRKLIRDLPGHYYETLKFLVGHLKTIADHSEKNKMEPRNLALVFGPTLVRTSEDNMTDMVTHMPDRYKIVETLIQHSDWFFSDKEDKGEKTPVDEKEAQSVPNIEYLLPNIGRTAAPGDAAGSTRSGSAKPKGTWPSRKAPPHRELLAIPFVSAAARKRKKRREAEGVGSSTDDDAERRDAPGREQEDEGTAAILPGHGKAPRGTRTEPAAPSPARMERESSLEPGDAVSEPAPDARSIVSGYSTLSTMDRSLCSEVQSVAGSRGEEADDERSELSHMETDTESREGAQRRLGQADGGTGDEDKGLLCRPSFNSHRLIQCDTLARRKLGRPRLAGDTAVTTKEEQGWGPSLREQLRQRLRGSADDMGVLLRRAHSPETRRKKSSWRRHTVVVPGGIKDLNCNEWKDPRGMEVAPGPCHDKDSGLSSLESTKARPLAQPGIASEAAGTKSPPGSPGPPVPLRFPQCL, from the exons CCAACACCAGGCCGAAGAGATGGGGCATCCCCAAATGCCAACGTACCCCCCGAGGGGTCCTTCCCCTGGGTGGGCCCCAAGACGGTGCTGCTGCGGAAGAGCTCGCAGGGGGGGTTCGGCTTCACCCTCCGCCACTTCATCGTCTACCCCCCGGAGTCGGCGGTGCACTGCAGCACCAAG gaggaggagaacgGGAACCGAGCAG GTCCCCCCCGGAGCCGCCTGGAGCCCATGGACACCATCTTTGTGAAGAGCGTGCGGGAGGACGGGCCAGCGCACCAGGCTGGGCTGCGCACCG GGGACCGGCTGGTCAAGGTGAATGGGGAGAGCATCATCGGGAAAACCTACTCACAGGTCATCGCGCTGATCCAGAACAG tgaTGATGTGCTGGAGCTCTCCATCATGCCCAAGGATGAGGACATCCTCCAGCTG GCGTATTCACAGGATGCCTACCTGAAGGGCAATGAGCCATACTCCGGCGGGGCGCAGAGCATCCCTGAGCCCCCTCCTATCTGCTACCCACGCAAGACATACACCTTCCAGGCTCGGGGTGCCGAGCCCCCCCCGGGACAGCCACCGGACACCCGTCCCCACCGCGCCATAGCCGCGTCCCCGCTCAGCAGCCCTGCTCATCGCCCCGACGAGCCCCAACCCGGGGGGCTCCCCCCGCGCCCCACCGCACCCCACGGGCACCACCCCGGCTCCTTCTCCCGCACCGGCTGCCCCAGCGCATCCGACCGCTACGGGATCCCCCCCGCCACCCCTTCGAGCTTCCCCAAGCACCTCCCGGAGCACCGGACTCACTGCGGCTTCAAGGAGGGTGTCGGGGGGCTGTCGGGGGCCGGTCGGTCCCGCCGGGATGCAGCGAGCAGCAGCCAGCGGGTGCCGGGGCGCCAGGAATGCCAGCAGGCTCTATCGCGCTGGTTTAGCAGCCAGGAGCCGCGGCGCAGTGCCTCGGAGGAGCGCCGGCGTGCCATGCCCCCCCGCTCCCGCAGCGTGTCCCAGGACCGGCTGGGGGGCTCGGCGAGGGCCCCCCGGGGTTGGCCTCACAGCGCCTCGCATGACACCCTACTGCAGCCCAGCCGGGAGGGCTGGGCCCCCCGCGCCCGCTCCGACCATGCCCTGGGTAGATACGGGCGCTCCATGGAGGCTCTGGAGCCCAGCGCGCTGCTCGCCCATCACCTTGAGCGGGAGAGGCTCTGCCGGGTCACCACCACCGTCGGGCAGCACATCTCGCGTGGTTCCTTCacgccttcctcctcctcctcctcttcctcgcGGGAGCCGGCGCCCGTGCAGAAGCATCCATCACAGCCCAACCTGCAGAGCGCGGATGATTCGGGCTACATCGGCTACCGGAGCTACAGCCCGTCCTTCCAGCGCCGCACCGGGCTGCTGCACGCCCTCTCCTTCCGTGACCCGGCGTTTGGTGGGCTGCCCACCTTCAGCATCCCGCAGCGCTCGGCCGCCCCGCTCCTGAAGAGCGTGGTCCCCACTGTCCCACCGCCCGCTGGACCCCCACCGGTCCCCACCGCGGCCAGGGAGAGCAGCCGGGTGCCCGAGCAGCCGGAGGAGCGGAGGGATGAGGTGGTGTTGAGGCAGAAGCCACCCTCGGGCCGCAAGGTACCGGTTCCCCTGCGGCAGATGAACTTTGTCTTCCCCGAGGGGGTGAAGGAGATGGACATTTGTGACCCACCATCAGCCAGTAGCAAAGGGGAGAGGCCGGCAGCCGAGCGGCAGGGCCGGCGTGTGGCTCCATTGGCCGCCCCCGAGGACTCGCTGGCATCCATCCCCTTCATCG ATGaacccaccagccccagcatTGACCTGAAGGCCAAGCACATTCCTGCCTCCTCGGTGGTCTCCAGTGCCATGAACTCAGCGCCCGCCATCGCCACCAGCCCCTCCTCACCCACCTTCGCCTTTGCCCTGAGCCGGCATTACTCCCAGGACTGCA GCAGCATCAAGGCTGGCCGCCGGTCATCCTACCTGCTGGCCATCACCACCGAGCGCTCCAAGTCCTGCGATGATGGTCTGAACACATTTCGGGATGAGGGGAAGATCCTAAG GAGGATGCCCAGCCGGGTCCCCAGCCTCCGCATGCTGAGGAGCTTCTTCACCGATGGG TCTCTGGACAGCCTTGGCACGTCGGAAGACGCCCGTTCCAAAAGACACTCAACCTCCGACCTCTCGGACGTCCCGTTCAGCGCCGTGAGGAAGGAGGGCTGGCTCCACTGCAAGCAGATCCTCACCAAAAAGGGGAAG AAGGTCGGTGGAGGCATCCGGCAGTGGAAGCGCGTCTTCGCCGTGCTGCGCACCCACTCGCTGTACCTGTGCAAGGACAGGCGGGAGGCGGTGACCTGCGCCCCGGCCCCAGGTGAGGAGGAGCCGCCGATCAGCATCCAAGCGTGCCTGGTGGACATCTCCTACAGCGAGACCAAGAGGAAGCACGTCTTCCGCCTGACGACCGCTGACTTCTGTGAATATCTCTTTCAGGCAGAGGATCGGGAAGACATGCTGGCCTGGATCAAAGTCATCAGGGAGAACAGCAAGGCTGAGGGCGAG GACCCCGGTTTTGCCAGCCAAGCACTAATCAACAAGAAGTTAAACGACTACCGGAAAGTGAG ccctgcgGGCACCAAGCCCGATTCCTCACCCAAGGGCCCTCGTGGGCTGGGGATCCGAGCCGAGTTCCTGAAGCAGACGGGAACCAGCGCACCCCGGTCCCCCAGGCAGGATGCGGCCGTCACGAAAG ATGATAGCAGCTCCCAAAAAGCTCCGTGGGGCATCAATATCatgaagaagaacaagaaatctGCCCCCAGGGCCTTTGGCGTGAGGCTGGAGGACTGCCAGCCTGCCCCGGACAACAAG AATGTCCCCCTGATCGTCGAAGCTTGCTGCAAGGTGGTGGAGGACCGAGGGCTGGAGTACATGGGCATCTACCGCGTGCCCGGCAACAACGCGGTGGTGTccagcctgcaggagcagctcaaCAAGGGAGCCACCGAGATCAACCTGCAGGACGAG CGGTGGCAGGACCTGAACGTCATCAGCAGCCTCTTGAAATCCTTCTTCCGAAAGCTGCCGGAGCCCCTCTTCACTGACG ATAAGTACAATGACTTTATCGAGGCCAACCGGATAGAGGATGCCAGCGAGAGGATGAGGACGCTGAGGAAGCTG ATCCGGGACCTGCCAGGTCACTATTACGAGACACTCAAGTTCCTGGTGGGTCACCTGAAGACCATCGCTGACCACTCGGAGAAGAACAAG ATGGAACCCCGAAACCTGGCGCTGGTGTTCGGCCCCACACTGGTGCGGACATCTGAGGACAACATGACCGACATGGTGACACACATGCCCGACCGCTACAAAATCGTGGAGACCCTCATCCAGCAC TCGGACTGGTTCTTCAGTGACAAGGAGGACAAGGGCGAGAAG ACCCCCGTGGATGAGAAGGAGGCTCAGTCCGTGCCCAACATCGAGTACCTGCTCCCCAACATCGGCAGGACCGCGGCGCCCGGCGATGCCGCAG GCTCGACCCGCAGCGGCTCCGCCAAACCGAAG GGCACGTGGCCGTCGCGAAAGGCGCCGCCGCACCGGGAGCTCCTCGCCATCCCCTTCGTCTCGGCCGCCGCACgcaagaggaagaagaggagagaggcCGAGGGCGTCGGGAGCAGCACCGACGACGACGCGGAGCGCAGGGATGCACCAGGCCGGGAGCAGGAGGACGAGGGGACCGCGGCCATCCTGCCGGGACATGGCAAAGCCCCCCGCGGCACCCGCACCGAGCCGGCAGCCCCCAGCCCGGCCAGGATGGAGCGGGAGAGCTCCCTGGAGCCTGGGGATGCCGTGTCCGAGCCAGCTCCCGATGCTCGCTCCATCGTGTCGGGCTACTCCACCTTGTCCACCATGGACCGCAGCCTGTGCTCCGAGGTGCAGTCGGTGGCCGGGAGCCGAGGGGAGGAAGCGGATGATGAGCGCAGCGAGCTCAGCCACATGGAGACGGACACGGAGAGCCGGGAGGGTGCCCAGCGCCGGCTGGGGCAGGCGGATGGTGGCACCGGGGATGAGGACAAGGGGCTCCTGTGCCGCCCTTCCTTCAATTCCCACCGCCTGATCCAGTGCGACACGCTGGCCCGCAGGAAGCTGGGGCGGCCCCGGCTGGCCGGTGACACCGCGGTGACCACCaaggaggagcagggctggggtccCTCATTGCGGGAGCAGCTCCGGCAGCGCCTGCGGGGCTCTGCCGATGACATGGGGGTCCTGCTGCGCCGAGCCCACTCCCCAGAGACCCGCCGCAAGAAGAGCAGCTGGCGCCGGCACACCGTGGTGGTGCCCGGCGGCATCAAGGACCTCAACTGCAACGAGTGGAAGGATCCACGCGGGATGGAGGTGGCCCCAGGACCCTGCCATGACAAGGACTCGGGGCTCAGCAGCCTGGAGTCCACCAAAGCCCGgcccctggcacagcctggcaTTGCCAGTGAGGCAGCGGGTACCAAGAGCCCccccggcagccccggccccccgGTCCCCCTGCGCTTCCCACAGTGTCTGTGA
- the ARHGAP23 gene encoding rho GTPase-activating protein 23 isoform X2, giving the protein MNGIAFCLVGIPPPSPAPTPGRRDGASPNANVPPEGSFPWVGPKTVLLRKSSQGGFGFTLRHFIVYPPESAVHCSTKEEENGNRAGPPRSRLEPMDTIFVKSVREDGPAHQAGLRTGDRLVKVNGESIIGKTYSQVIALIQNSDDVLELSIMPKDEDILQLAYSQDAYLKGNEPYSGGAQSIPEPPPICYPRKTYTFQARGAEPPPGQPPDTRPHRAIAASPLSSPAHRPDEPQPGGLPPRPTAPHGHHPGSFSRTGCPSASDRYGIPPATPSSFPKHLPEHRTHCGFKEGVGGLSGAGRSRRDAASSSQRVPGRQECQQALSRWFSSQEPRRSASEERRRAMPPRSRSVSQDRLGGSARAPRGWPHSASHDTLLQPSREGWAPRARSDHALGRYGRSMEALEPSALLAHHLERERLCRVTTTVGQHISRGSFTPSSSSSSSSREPAPVQKHPSQPNLQSADDSGYIGYRSYSPSFQRRTGLLHALSFRDPAFGGLPTFSIPQRSAAPLLKSVVPTVPPPAGPPPVPTAARESSRVPEQPEERRDEVVLRQKPPSGRKVPVPLRQMNFVFPEGVKEMDICDPPSASSKGERPAAERQGRRVAPLAAPEDSLASIPFIDEPTSPSIDLKAKHIPASSVVSSAMNSAPAIATSPSSPTFAFALSRHYSQDCSSIKAGRRSSYLLAITTERSKSCDDGLNTFRDEGKILRRMPSRVPSLRMLRSFFTDGSLDSLGTSEDARSKRHSTSDLSDVPFSAVRKEGWLHCKQILTKKGKKVGGGIRQWKRVFAVLRTHSLYLCKDRREAVTCAPAPGEEEPPISIQACLVDISYSETKRKHVFRLTTADFCEYLFQAEDREDMLAWIKVIRENSKAEGEDPGFASQALINKKLNDYRKVSPAGTKPDSSPKGPRGLGIRAEFLKQTGTSAPRSPRQDAAVTKDDSSSQKAPWGINIMKKNKKSAPRAFGVRLEDCQPAPDNKNVPLIVEACCKVVEDRGLEYMGIYRVPGNNAVVSSLQEQLNKGATEINLQDERWQDLNVISSLLKSFFRKLPEPLFTDDKYNDFIEANRIEDASERMRTLRKLIRDLPGHYYETLKFLVGHLKTIADHSEKNKMEPRNLALVFGPTLVRTSEDNMTDMVTHMPDRYKIVETLIQHSDWFFSDKEDKGEKTPVDEKEAQSVPNIEYLLPNIGRTAAPGDAAGSTRSGSAKPKGTWPSRKAPPHRELLAIPFVSAAARKRKKRREAEGVGSSTDDDAERRDAPGREQEDEGTAAILPGHGKAPRGTRTEPAAPSPARMERESSLEPGDAVSEPAPDARSIVSGYSTLSTMDRSLCSEVQSVAGSRGEEADDERSELSHMETDTESREGAQRRLGQADGGTGDEDKGLLCRPSFNSHRLIQCDTLARRKLGRPRLAGDTAVTTKEEQGWGPSLREQLRQRLRGSADDMGVLLRRAHSPETRRKKSSWRRHTVVVPGGIKDLNCNEWKDPRGMEVAPGPCHDKDSGLSSLESTKARPLAQPGIASEAAGTKSPPGSPGPPVPLRFPQCL; this is encoded by the exons CCAACACCAGGCCGAAGAGATGGGGCATCCCCAAATGCCAACGTACCCCCCGAGGGGTCCTTCCCCTGGGTGGGCCCCAAGACGGTGCTGCTGCGGAAGAGCTCGCAGGGGGGGTTCGGCTTCACCCTCCGCCACTTCATCGTCTACCCCCCGGAGTCGGCGGTGCACTGCAGCACCAAG gaggaggagaacgGGAACCGAGCAG GTCCCCCCCGGAGCCGCCTGGAGCCCATGGACACCATCTTTGTGAAGAGCGTGCGGGAGGACGGGCCAGCGCACCAGGCTGGGCTGCGCACCG GGGACCGGCTGGTCAAGGTGAATGGGGAGAGCATCATCGGGAAAACCTACTCACAGGTCATCGCGCTGATCCAGAACAG tgaTGATGTGCTGGAGCTCTCCATCATGCCCAAGGATGAGGACATCCTCCAGCTG GCGTATTCACAGGATGCCTACCTGAAGGGCAATGAGCCATACTCCGGCGGGGCGCAGAGCATCCCTGAGCCCCCTCCTATCTGCTACCCACGCAAGACATACACCTTCCAGGCTCGGGGTGCCGAGCCCCCCCCGGGACAGCCACCGGACACCCGTCCCCACCGCGCCATAGCCGCGTCCCCGCTCAGCAGCCCTGCTCATCGCCCCGACGAGCCCCAACCCGGGGGGCTCCCCCCGCGCCCCACCGCACCCCACGGGCACCACCCCGGCTCCTTCTCCCGCACCGGCTGCCCCAGCGCATCCGACCGCTACGGGATCCCCCCCGCCACCCCTTCGAGCTTCCCCAAGCACCTCCCGGAGCACCGGACTCACTGCGGCTTCAAGGAGGGTGTCGGGGGGCTGTCGGGGGCCGGTCGGTCCCGCCGGGATGCAGCGAGCAGCAGCCAGCGGGTGCCGGGGCGCCAGGAATGCCAGCAGGCTCTATCGCGCTGGTTTAGCAGCCAGGAGCCGCGGCGCAGTGCCTCGGAGGAGCGCCGGCGTGCCATGCCCCCCCGCTCCCGCAGCGTGTCCCAGGACCGGCTGGGGGGCTCGGCGAGGGCCCCCCGGGGTTGGCCTCACAGCGCCTCGCATGACACCCTACTGCAGCCCAGCCGGGAGGGCTGGGCCCCCCGCGCCCGCTCCGACCATGCCCTGGGTAGATACGGGCGCTCCATGGAGGCTCTGGAGCCCAGCGCGCTGCTCGCCCATCACCTTGAGCGGGAGAGGCTCTGCCGGGTCACCACCACCGTCGGGCAGCACATCTCGCGTGGTTCCTTCacgccttcctcctcctcctcctcttcctcgcGGGAGCCGGCGCCCGTGCAGAAGCATCCATCACAGCCCAACCTGCAGAGCGCGGATGATTCGGGCTACATCGGCTACCGGAGCTACAGCCCGTCCTTCCAGCGCCGCACCGGGCTGCTGCACGCCCTCTCCTTCCGTGACCCGGCGTTTGGTGGGCTGCCCACCTTCAGCATCCCGCAGCGCTCGGCCGCCCCGCTCCTGAAGAGCGTGGTCCCCACTGTCCCACCGCCCGCTGGACCCCCACCGGTCCCCACCGCGGCCAGGGAGAGCAGCCGGGTGCCCGAGCAGCCGGAGGAGCGGAGGGATGAGGTGGTGTTGAGGCAGAAGCCACCCTCGGGCCGCAAGGTACCGGTTCCCCTGCGGCAGATGAACTTTGTCTTCCCCGAGGGGGTGAAGGAGATGGACATTTGTGACCCACCATCAGCCAGTAGCAAAGGGGAGAGGCCGGCAGCCGAGCGGCAGGGCCGGCGTGTGGCTCCATTGGCCGCCCCCGAGGACTCGCTGGCATCCATCCCCTTCATCG ATGaacccaccagccccagcatTGACCTGAAGGCCAAGCACATTCCTGCCTCCTCGGTGGTCTCCAGTGCCATGAACTCAGCGCCCGCCATCGCCACCAGCCCCTCCTCACCCACCTTCGCCTTTGCCCTGAGCCGGCATTACTCCCAGGACTGCA GCAGCATCAAGGCTGGCCGCCGGTCATCCTACCTGCTGGCCATCACCACCGAGCGCTCCAAGTCCTGCGATGATGGTCTGAACACATTTCGGGATGAGGGGAAGATCCTAAG GAGGATGCCCAGCCGGGTCCCCAGCCTCCGCATGCTGAGGAGCTTCTTCACCGATGGG TCTCTGGACAGCCTTGGCACGTCGGAAGACGCCCGTTCCAAAAGACACTCAACCTCCGACCTCTCGGACGTCCCGTTCAGCGCCGTGAGGAAGGAGGGCTGGCTCCACTGCAAGCAGATCCTCACCAAAAAGGGGAAG AAGGTCGGTGGAGGCATCCGGCAGTGGAAGCGCGTCTTCGCCGTGCTGCGCACCCACTCGCTGTACCTGTGCAAGGACAGGCGGGAGGCGGTGACCTGCGCCCCGGCCCCAGGTGAGGAGGAGCCGCCGATCAGCATCCAAGCGTGCCTGGTGGACATCTCCTACAGCGAGACCAAGAGGAAGCACGTCTTCCGCCTGACGACCGCTGACTTCTGTGAATATCTCTTTCAGGCAGAGGATCGGGAAGACATGCTGGCCTGGATCAAAGTCATCAGGGAGAACAGCAAGGCTGAGGGCGAG GACCCCGGTTTTGCCAGCCAAGCACTAATCAACAAGAAGTTAAACGACTACCGGAAAGTGAG ccctgcgGGCACCAAGCCCGATTCCTCACCCAAGGGCCCTCGTGGGCTGGGGATCCGAGCCGAGTTCCTGAAGCAGACGGGAACCAGCGCACCCCGGTCCCCCAGGCAGGATGCGGCCGTCACGAAAG ATGATAGCAGCTCCCAAAAAGCTCCGTGGGGCATCAATATCatgaagaagaacaagaaatctGCCCCCAGGGCCTTTGGCGTGAGGCTGGAGGACTGCCAGCCTGCCCCGGACAACAAG AATGTCCCCCTGATCGTCGAAGCTTGCTGCAAGGTGGTGGAGGACCGAGGGCTGGAGTACATGGGCATCTACCGCGTGCCCGGCAACAACGCGGTGGTGTccagcctgcaggagcagctcaaCAAGGGAGCCACCGAGATCAACCTGCAGGACGAG CGGTGGCAGGACCTGAACGTCATCAGCAGCCTCTTGAAATCCTTCTTCCGAAAGCTGCCGGAGCCCCTCTTCACTGACG ATAAGTACAATGACTTTATCGAGGCCAACCGGATAGAGGATGCCAGCGAGAGGATGAGGACGCTGAGGAAGCTG ATCCGGGACCTGCCAGGTCACTATTACGAGACACTCAAGTTCCTGGTGGGTCACCTGAAGACCATCGCTGACCACTCGGAGAAGAACAAG ATGGAACCCCGAAACCTGGCGCTGGTGTTCGGCCCCACACTGGTGCGGACATCTGAGGACAACATGACCGACATGGTGACACACATGCCCGACCGCTACAAAATCGTGGAGACCCTCATCCAGCAC TCGGACTGGTTCTTCAGTGACAAGGAGGACAAGGGCGAGAAG ACCCCCGTGGATGAGAAGGAGGCTCAGTCCGTGCCCAACATCGAGTACCTGCTCCCCAACATCGGCAGGACCGCGGCGCCCGGCGATGCCGCAG GCTCGACCCGCAGCGGCTCCGCCAAACCGAAG GGCACGTGGCCGTCGCGAAAGGCGCCGCCGCACCGGGAGCTCCTCGCCATCCCCTTCGTCTCGGCCGCCGCACgcaagaggaagaagaggagagaggcCGAGGGCGTCGGGAGCAGCACCGACGACGACGCGGAGCGCAGGGATGCACCAGGCCGGGAGCAGGAGGACGAGGGGACCGCGGCCATCCTGCCGGGACATGGCAAAGCCCCCCGCGGCACCCGCACCGAGCCGGCAGCCCCCAGCCCGGCCAGGATGGAGCGGGAGAGCTCCCTGGAGCCTGGGGATGCCGTGTCCGAGCCAGCTCCCGATGCTCGCTCCATCGTGTCGGGCTACTCCACCTTGTCCACCATGGACCGCAGCCTGTGCTCCGAGGTGCAGTCGGTGGCCGGGAGCCGAGGGGAGGAAGCGGATGATGAGCGCAGCGAGCTCAGCCACATGGAGACGGACACGGAGAGCCGGGAGGGTGCCCAGCGCCGGCTGGGGCAGGCGGATGGTGGCACCGGGGATGAGGACAAGGGGCTCCTGTGCCGCCCTTCCTTCAATTCCCACCGCCTGATCCAGTGCGACACGCTGGCCCGCAGGAAGCTGGGGCGGCCCCGGCTGGCCGGTGACACCGCGGTGACCACCaaggaggagcagggctggggtccCTCATTGCGGGAGCAGCTCCGGCAGCGCCTGCGGGGCTCTGCCGATGACATGGGGGTCCTGCTGCGCCGAGCCCACTCCCCAGAGACCCGCCGCAAGAAGAGCAGCTGGCGCCGGCACACCGTGGTGGTGCCCGGCGGCATCAAGGACCTCAACTGCAACGAGTGGAAGGATCCACGCGGGATGGAGGTGGCCCCAGGACCCTGCCATGACAAGGACTCGGGGCTCAGCAGCCTGGAGTCCACCAAAGCCCGgcccctggcacagcctggcaTTGCCAGTGAGGCAGCGGGTACCAAGAGCCCccccggcagccccggccccccgGTCCCCCTGCGCTTCCCACAGTGTCTGTGA